Proteins encoded in a region of the Thunnus maccoyii chromosome 4, fThuMac1.1, whole genome shotgun sequence genome:
- the LOC121895243 gene encoding protein ILRUN-like, translated as MEGMDLDVDQELMQKFSCMGTTDKDILISEFQRLLGFQLNPAGCAFFLDMTNWNLQAAIGAYYDFESPNINAPCMSFVKDVTIGEGESVPPDTPFTKTWRIQNTGTESWPPGVCLKYVGGDQFGHVNMVMVRSLDPQEMADVSVQMQSPVSPGMYQGQWRMCTATGLYYGDIIWVILSVEVGGLLGVTQQLSSFQAEFNTQPHRSLEGDYNPFASPEKTKCPNSNNNSLHHDGGHMVSEEHWQGSPNQLQQDQNGLSHNSVDIVANRLQSNLSVVSYNQGIQEPSPFGHS; from the exons ATGGAGGGCATGGACCTGGACGTGGACCAGGAGCTCATGCAGAAATTCAGCTGCATGGGTACAACGGACAAAGATATCTTAATATCGGAGTTTCAGAGGCTGCTCGGGTTTCAGCTTAACCCCGCCGGATGCGCCTTCTTCCTGGACATGACCAACTG GAATTTACAGGCAGCCATTGGAGCCTACTATGACTTTGAGAGTCCCAACATCAATGCACCATGCATGTCCTTTGTAAAGGATGTGACGATCGGTGAGGGCGAATCTGTTCCACCTGACACACCTTTCACAAAGACCTGGAGGATACAGAACACAG GTACAGAGTCGTGGCCTCCTGGAGTTTGCCTGAAGTATGTCGGAGGAGATCAGTTCGGTCACGTGAACATGGTGATGGTGCGGTCCCTAGACCCTCAGGAAATGGCTGACGTTAGTGTGCAGATGCAGAGCCCTGTGTCTCCTGGCATGTACCAGGGCCAGTGGAGAATGTGCACAGCTACTGGACTTTACTATGGAG ATATAATTTGGGTGATCCTGAGTGTGGAGGTCGGAGGCCTCCTCGGCGTCACGCAGCAGCTTTCCTCCTTCCAAGCCGAGTTCAACACCCAGCCTCACCGCAGCCTGGAGGGAGACTACAACCCCTTCGCCTCGCCAGAGAAAACCAAGTGCcccaacagcaacaacaacagcctCCACCATGACGGCGGCCACATGGTCTCAGAGGAACATTGGCAGGGAAGCCCCAACCAGCTGCAGCAAGATCAGAATGGACTTTCACACAACTCTGTGGATATAGTAGCAAACCGTCTACAAAGCAATCTATCAGTAGTCTCTTATAACCAG GGTATACAGGAGCCCTCTCCCTTTGGGCACTCTTAA